GAGGGGGCCGTGCTGAGCCTGGCCGCCTTGGACGATGGGCGCGTGGCCAGCGGCGGGGCCGATGGGCGCATCCAGCTGTGGTCCTCGGACGGAAGCGCCCCAGACGTCCTCCCGGGGCACACGGGCTGGGTCTGGGCCCTGGCGGCCCTGCCGGGCGGGTGGCTGGCCTCGGCCTCCGAGGATGGGACGGTGCGCCTGTGGCGGACCTCCCGGCCCCACGAGACCCTTTCCTCCGTCCCGGCCGGAGCGCCCGTCCGGGCCCTCGCCGTGCTGCCGGACGGGAGGCTTGTCTCAGGCCAGGCCACGGGGGAGCTGACCCTCTGGCAGCCCTCCTTCTCCCCCCACCCCACCCTTCAGGCCCTGCACACCCAGCGCGTCCACACCGGGGCGGTGTGCGCCCTGGCCCCCGTGAGCGGAGGGCAGCTGGCCAGCGGCGGCGAGGATGACGGCATCCACCTCACCCGTCTGCCGGACTTCACCCAGCTCTCCCGCCACCCCCACGCGGACTTCGTCCGGGGCCTGGCCGTGCTGCCTGGGAACTTGCTCGTGAGCGCCTCCTACGACACCACCGTGCGGCTGTGGCCCGTCGAAAGCCCTGGAGGCACCCCTGCCTAACGGTTCAAGGCGCGGCGGGCGCGGGCGCCTTCAGGCGCAGGCCGACGAGGTACACCTCCATGCTGGCCCCGCGCGTGGCCTCGGGGCGCACCACCTTCACCTCGCCGTAGTGGGTGCGCACCTGCTCCCGGAACTCCTCGAAGTCGCCGCCCATGAAGAGCTTGGCCACGAAGCTCGAGCCGGGCCGGCCCCGCGTCACCGCCACCTCCAGCGCCTTGCCCGCGAGCCGCAGGCTGCGCGCCTCGTCCGTGGCCTTGATGCCGCTCGTCTTGGGCGCCATGTCCGAGATGACCGCGTCGAGCGGCCCGTCGTACAGCGCCCGCAGCTGCGCATCGAAGTCGTCCGCCAGCA
The sequence above is drawn from the Stigmatella aurantiaca genome and encodes:
- a CDS encoding SAM-dependent methyltransferase, which produces MVGTPPPMGKPYRPKDHYFQKAKQEGLRARSAFKVDEILRRFPVVKKGGVVLDLGAAPGGFLQILADTVGMSGRVVGVDIVAIRPFTQKNVTTAVLDVLADDFDAQLRALYDGPLDAVISDMAPKTSGIKATDEARSLRLAGKALEVAVTRGRPGSSFVAKLFMGGDFEEFREQVRTHYGEVKVVRPEATRGASMEVYLVGLRLKAPAPAAP